In the genome of Ensifer adhaerens, one region contains:
- a CDS encoding carbohydrate ABC transporter membrane protein 2, CUT1 family (TC 3.A.1.1.-), with protein sequence MVRLIRSSLASIFLALMVFIALTPILWTILGAFKRLKDIVTPVPKLFFSPTLENFVTILQNPSIRQGLGHSVVVVGASVIIGALLGVPAAYSLARHVRTLKDDMQFFVLSLRFMPPVAIAIPFIVLYLDLGLYDTLAGLILVYLVTTISTVIWLSVPAFERVPKEIEEAAAMEGCGPGEIFLKFALPIAMPSLFGALVFTFVLVWNELLLALTLAAGNATLPVVAASITSLGKEVPWGVINASTVILVIPPLVFIGLLMSFINGMMKPARR encoded by the coding sequence ATGGTCCGTCTGATCCGCAGCTCCCTTGCCAGCATCTTTTTGGCGCTCATGGTCTTTATCGCTCTGACGCCGATACTCTGGACCATTCTCGGCGCGTTCAAGCGGCTGAAGGACATCGTCACCCCCGTGCCGAAACTGTTCTTCTCGCCGACCCTCGAGAATTTCGTCACCATCCTGCAGAACCCGTCGATCCGCCAGGGGCTGGGCCATTCGGTCGTCGTTGTCGGCGCGTCCGTGATCATCGGGGCTCTGCTCGGCGTGCCTGCCGCCTATTCGTTGGCGCGGCATGTTCGGACGTTGAAGGACGACATGCAGTTCTTCGTCCTGTCGCTGCGCTTCATGCCACCGGTGGCGATCGCCATTCCCTTCATCGTACTCTATCTCGACCTCGGTCTTTACGACACGCTGGCGGGCCTCATCCTCGTCTATCTGGTCACGACGATCTCGACCGTGATCTGGCTCTCCGTGCCGGCCTTCGAGCGTGTTCCCAAGGAGATCGAGGAGGCTGCTGCCATGGAAGGCTGCGGGCCGGGCGAGATCTTCCTGAAATTCGCGCTGCCGATTGCCATGCCGTCGCTGTTCGGCGCGCTGGTCTTCACCTTCGTGCTGGTCTGGAACGAGCTGCTTCTGGCGCTGACGCTTGCCGCCGGCAATGCCACGCTGCCCGTCGTTGCCGCCTCCATCACCTCGCTTGGCAAGGAAGTTCCGTGGGGCGTCATCAACGCCTCCACCGTCATCCTCGTTATTCCTCCGCTCGTGTTCATCGGCCTGTTGATGAGCTTCATCAACGGCATGATGAAGCCGGCAAGGAGATAA
- a CDS encoding carbohydrate ABC transporter membrane protein 1, CUT1 family (TC 3.A.1.1.-) — MNNRRFLFWTLTPGFAVLAILALISIAGALYFSVMDRSLRYPDYHFSGLYNYQRLLSDRRFLNALQISATWEIVTVVGSLVVATLLSVLIFETVKSFWIRNLICFAFLAPVLLPRVAAAFIWRFLYSPSLGLINYLVGLTGFGPVEFLADPSLALMSVAIVDIWQWGLFFTVIMLKLLETLPKDPIEAAQLDHAKTWEIHAYVTLPMLKAPIISLALVKAVESLRSFDLIYVMTGGGPGTATETLDLYAYQAGINLGGRISYASAMSILLLVLTTIVFTLIWRGIRKWSV, encoded by the coding sequence ATGAACAATCGACGTTTCCTATTCTGGACGCTGACGCCGGGCTTTGCGGTTCTCGCCATTCTGGCGCTGATATCCATCGCCGGCGCGCTGTATTTCTCGGTCATGGACCGCTCGCTGCGCTATCCCGACTATCATTTCTCCGGTCTCTACAACTACCAGCGCCTCCTGTCCGATCGGCGTTTTCTCAATGCGCTCCAGATTTCTGCGACGTGGGAAATCGTCACGGTCGTCGGCTCGCTCGTGGTGGCGACGCTGCTCTCCGTCCTCATTTTCGAGACCGTCAAGTCGTTCTGGATCCGCAATCTGATCTGCTTTGCGTTCCTCGCGCCCGTTCTCCTGCCCCGCGTCGCGGCCGCCTTCATCTGGCGTTTTCTCTATTCCCCCTCGCTCGGCCTCATCAATTATCTCGTCGGTTTGACGGGTTTCGGTCCCGTCGAGTTTCTCGCCGACCCTTCCCTGGCGCTCATGTCGGTCGCCATCGTCGATATCTGGCAATGGGGCCTGTTCTTCACCGTCATCATGCTGAAGCTGCTGGAAACCCTGCCGAAAGACCCGATCGAAGCGGCGCAGCTCGACCACGCGAAGACCTGGGAAATCCACGCCTATGTGACGCTGCCCATGCTGAAGGCCCCGATCATCAGCCTGGCGCTGGTCAAGGCCGTGGAATCCCTGCGCTCCTTCGACCTCATCTATGTGATGACCGGCGGCGGACCGGGGACCGCGACCGAAACGCTCGATCTCTATGCCTATCAGGCCGGTATCAATCTCGGCGGACGCATCTCCTATGCCTCGGCCATGTCGATCCTGCTGCTCGTGCTGACGACAATCGTCTTCACCCTCATCTGGAGAGGTATCCGCAAATGGTCCGTCTGA
- a CDS encoding carbohydrate ABC transporter substrate-binding protein, CUT1 family (TC 3.A.1.1.-), giving the protein MRLKSALLISASLFAMSGAVQAADDACVGKVPAINVIAQGMPSVTELDKYLGEFNAKWKTTVKINLLGENERRAKARLDASTGAGAYQVYYVDEANTPEYATAGWLYPLADVLPKDYDMADFRSDLSNVATFKGTQYFAPLVGGGDILMYRKDVLEKAGLKPPKTLDELVADIKKVNDPSHKLYGWSARGQRGSGMNVWRWTPFFRGLGGEWQDKDGKPIFNSEKGVEATKLYLDLMQYAPPGVGTFNWSDSVEAFRGGQVAFLIESDVFGPWMEDPDKSAVKGKVGYMPPPEPLGSAGWGHGFAVSKSGAKDECTRKVAGDFVGWATSKEMEQRRLKDGVASDIGRKSTLQSDAFKKAVPAEYIDALLATGSRTKLLIMASPAWPEIGDNLGLALEEIFTGTKKDIQQSLDDVAFQAEDSLRRVK; this is encoded by the coding sequence ATGAGACTGAAATCTGCACTGCTCATCTCTGCAAGCCTTTTTGCCATGTCGGGGGCGGTTCAAGCCGCTGACGACGCCTGCGTGGGCAAGGTCCCCGCGATCAACGTGATCGCGCAGGGCATGCCCTCGGTCACCGAACTCGACAAATATCTCGGCGAGTTCAATGCGAAATGGAAAACCACGGTCAAGATCAACCTGCTCGGCGAAAACGAGCGCCGCGCCAAGGCACGGCTTGACGCCTCGACGGGCGCCGGCGCCTATCAGGTCTACTATGTGGACGAAGCCAACACGCCGGAATATGCGACGGCAGGCTGGCTCTACCCGCTCGCCGATGTTCTGCCCAAGGACTATGACATGGCCGACTTCCGCTCGGACCTGAGCAATGTCGCGACCTTCAAGGGCACACAGTATTTTGCCCCGCTCGTCGGCGGTGGCGACATTCTCATGTATCGCAAGGACGTGCTGGAAAAGGCCGGCCTGAAGCCTCCGAAGACGCTGGACGAACTCGTCGCCGACATCAAGAAGGTCAACGATCCGAGCCACAAACTCTATGGCTGGTCCGCGCGTGGCCAGCGCGGCTCGGGCATGAATGTCTGGCGCTGGACACCCTTCTTCCGCGGTCTCGGCGGCGAATGGCAGGACAAGGACGGCAAGCCGATCTTCAACTCCGAAAAGGGTGTCGAGGCGACCAAGCTCTACCTCGACCTCATGCAATATGCCCCTCCGGGTGTGGGCACGTTCAACTGGTCGGACTCGGTCGAAGCCTTCCGTGGCGGTCAGGTCGCCTTCCTCATCGAGTCCGACGTGTTCGGCCCCTGGATGGAAGATCCGGACAAGTCGGCCGTCAAGGGCAAGGTTGGTTACATGCCGCCGCCGGAGCCGCTGGGTTCTGCTGGCTGGGGCCATGGTTTCGCCGTCTCGAAGAGCGGCGCTAAGGACGAATGCACGCGCAAGGTTGCGGGTGACTTCGTCGGTTGGGCCACGTCGAAGGAGATGGAGCAGCGCCGCCTTAAGGACGGTGTCGCATCCGATATCGGCCGCAAGTCGACGCTCCAGAGCGACGCCTTCAAGAAGGCCGTTCCGGCCGAGTATATCGATGCGCTTCTGGCAACCGGCTCGCGCACCAAGCTGCTGATCATGGCTAGCCCCGCATGGCCGGAAATCGGCGACAATCTGGGCCTCGCGCTCGAAGAAATCTTCACCGGCACGAAAAAGGACATCCAGCAGTCGCTCGACGACGTGGCCTTCCAGGCCGAGGATTCCCTTCGCCGCGTGAAATAA
- a CDS encoding L-xylulokinase, protein MADLFLAIDAGGTAVKAAVFDRTGRLVAQRSIDVFTIHRENGWVEREPEAFWRGTAMAIRQLTSGQIAADRIAAVACTGFGNGVFLVDAEGGGTRDGIVSVDHRAQGIVDEFERDGTAERIEAITGHQIWGGQTLMQLVWLARNEPEVVRRTRWALACKDFLRMRLTGIATTDPTDASGGGMLDLTRGAYSEALFEAAGIPELASRVPEIVENSGIAGYLSHEAADETGLIAGTPVVAAMMDVSACVLGAGSVGNDTLTMIAGTWSINAVETRAPMMKRPPILNMIHRDRACRLLADGSPTSAANLNWYLSRALGSSVDVRQANALVAESPVEARRCHFMPFVSGPAPRRGAFVGMTNSDDQGSMLRAIYEGVAFQHRRHAENVVSYVAPQSPRKIRLAGGASKSTVWAQVFADVCGLPVEVPEGEEIGALGAAMCAAVATGHHPDLASAAAAMCHIERGAAPRAQLRDFYDERYGEFLRLDSRLAGLFDPSAEH, encoded by the coding sequence ATGGCTGATCTGTTTCTCGCGATCGATGCCGGCGGCACTGCAGTCAAGGCCGCAGTCTTTGATCGGACGGGGCGACTCGTTGCCCAGCGCAGCATCGACGTCTTCACGATCCATCGCGAAAACGGCTGGGTGGAACGCGAGCCGGAAGCCTTCTGGCGCGGCACCGCGATGGCCATCCGTCAATTGACGAGTGGGCAGATTGCCGCCGATCGCATTGCGGCCGTTGCCTGCACGGGATTTGGCAATGGCGTTTTTCTGGTCGATGCCGAGGGCGGGGGAACGCGCGATGGGATCGTCTCCGTCGATCACCGCGCGCAAGGCATTGTGGATGAGTTCGAACGCGATGGCACGGCGGAGCGCATCGAAGCGATCACCGGCCACCAGATCTGGGGTGGCCAGACGCTCATGCAACTCGTCTGGCTTGCCCGCAACGAACCAGAGGTCGTTCGCCGCACCCGCTGGGCGCTGGCCTGCAAGGATTTCCTGCGCATGCGCCTGACCGGCATCGCCACCACCGACCCGACGGATGCGAGCGGCGGCGGGATGCTCGATCTGACGCGTGGGGCCTATAGCGAGGCGCTTTTCGAGGCGGCGGGCATTCCGGAACTGGCAAGCCGTGTCCCCGAGATTGTCGAAAACTCGGGCATTGCAGGATATCTCTCGCACGAAGCGGCCGATGAAACCGGGTTGATCGCGGGCACGCCTGTCGTCGCGGCCATGATGGATGTCAGCGCCTGCGTGCTGGGCGCGGGTTCGGTTGGAAACGATACGCTCACGATGATTGCCGGCACCTGGTCGATCAACGCGGTGGAGACGCGAGCCCCGATGATGAAGCGGCCACCGATCCTCAACATGATCCATCGCGATCGTGCCTGCCGCCTTCTCGCGGACGGCAGCCCGACCTCGGCGGCAAACCTCAACTGGTATCTGAGCCGGGCGCTCGGGTCGTCCGTCGATGTGAGGCAGGCAAACGCGCTGGTCGCCGAAAGCCCGGTCGAGGCGCGGCGCTGCCACTTCATGCCTTTCGTCAGCGGTCCTGCACCGCGCCGGGGCGCCTTCGTCGGCATGACCAACAGCGATGATCAGGGCTCCATGTTGCGGGCGATCTATGAGGGCGTGGCCTTCCAGCACCGGCGCCATGCCGAAAACGTCGTGAGCTATGTCGCGCCGCAGAGCCCGCGAAAGATCCGGCTGGCCGGCGGTGCGTCGAAAAGCACGGTCTGGGCGCAGGTGTTTGCCGATGTCTGTGGTCTCCCGGTCGAGGTGCCGGAAGGCGAGGAGATCGGGGCGCTGGGGGCTGCGATGTGCGCGGCGGTGGCGACCGGCCACCACCCCGATCTCGCCTCTGCCGCTGCGGCCATGTGCCATATCGAGCGCGGTGCTGCGCCGCGCGCGCAACTGCGGGATTTCTACGATGAGAGATATGGCGAGTTTCTTCGCCTGGATAGCCGGTTGGCGGGGCTTTTCGACCCGTCAGCCGAACACTGA
- a CDS encoding glycerol-3-phosphate dehydrogenase produces the protein MRIREESLTRLASGEGFDVLILGGGVNGVAVLRELALNGVSALLIDSGDFCRGATGASSRMAHGGLRYLENREFKLVAESARERNRLLNHAAHFTHPLEVAVPLSTFLRGLPGSILRFLGFDWKGSTFSTAGLKIALTLYEYLGREGRALPRHKTILAREKFPRGLARRYKAVVSYFDARIRNPEALVLEMIEEALTVQPRSAALNHVAWRHDGGGAITITVGDAGLSRSVRPKLVVNAAGAWVDEVNAALGCPTKYIRPVKGAHLLIRNDALFDRMTNRAFYFDDGTGRMVIAYPLDRTVLLGTTEITVTDPSDDTIAAQEISYLTRSISSLFDDIEIGPKDIVFMTTGIRPLQAGGSADANRANRDHRLAEDRIEGGIPLLSLIGGKWTTFRAFGEQTADQIFRHLNVPRKTGTADRDYPGAIGFPRDEMSLARGRQSLAARFNMSMERAANLYSRYGAIAERVAAFCAETPDQPLANLPDFTRNEITWLIRERAAIHLDDLIFRRSQIALDGECTPLLVQELGHLLAHERGQSTDWAESEITRCLNNPALSFAASERAPQGVRRHG, from the coding sequence ATGCGAATTCGGGAGGAAAGCCTGACGCGGCTTGCGTCCGGCGAGGGTTTTGACGTGCTCATTTTGGGCGGTGGCGTGAACGGCGTCGCAGTCCTTCGCGAACTGGCGCTGAATGGCGTGTCTGCACTTCTCATCGATTCTGGCGACTTTTGCCGTGGTGCGACGGGCGCTTCTTCGCGTATGGCGCATGGCGGTCTGCGCTATCTTGAGAACCGGGAATTCAAGCTCGTGGCTGAATCCGCCCGCGAACGTAACCGGCTGCTCAATCATGCTGCCCATTTTACGCATCCGCTTGAAGTGGCCGTGCCGCTCTCCACCTTCCTGCGCGGGCTTCCCGGTTCGATCCTGCGCTTCCTCGGATTCGACTGGAAAGGCAGCACCTTCAGCACGGCCGGCCTCAAGATTGCTCTCACGCTGTATGAGTATCTTGGACGCGAGGGCCGCGCCCTTCCGCGCCACAAGACCATCCTCGCCCGGGAAAAATTTCCGCGCGGGCTGGCGCGGCGTTACAAGGCGGTTGTCAGCTATTTCGATGCCCGCATCCGCAATCCGGAAGCGCTGGTGTTGGAAATGATCGAGGAAGCGCTGACGGTCCAGCCTCGCAGCGCGGCGCTCAATCATGTTGCCTGGCGTCATGACGGCGGCGGCGCAATCACGATCACGGTCGGTGATGCTGGCCTGAGCAGATCGGTCCGCCCCAAACTCGTTGTCAATGCGGCCGGCGCGTGGGTCGATGAGGTCAACGCGGCGCTGGGTTGCCCGACAAAATATATCCGCCCGGTCAAGGGCGCCCATCTTCTGATCCGCAACGATGCGCTTTTCGACCGCATGACCAACCGCGCCTTCTATTTCGATGATGGAACGGGCCGCATGGTCATTGCCTATCCGCTCGATCGCACGGTCCTGCTGGGAACGACCGAAATCACGGTGACCGATCCCTCAGACGATACGATCGCCGCACAGGAGATTTCCTATCTGACGCGTTCGATCTCGAGCTTGTTCGACGACATCGAGATCGGACCGAAGGACATCGTCTTCATGACGACCGGCATCCGCCCCCTGCAGGCCGGTGGCTCTGCCGATGCCAATCGTGCCAACCGTGACCATCGTCTCGCCGAGGATCGGATCGAGGGGGGTATCCCGCTTTTGTCCCTGATCGGCGGCAAGTGGACGACCTTCCGCGCCTTTGGCGAGCAGACCGCTGACCAGATATTCCGGCACCTGAACGTGCCCCGCAAAACCGGCACCGCGGACCGTGACTATCCCGGCGCGATCGGCTTTCCGCGCGACGAGATGAGCCTGGCTCGCGGCCGGCAATCGCTGGCGGCCCGTTTCAACATGTCCATGGAAAGGGCAGCGAACCTCTATTCCCGATATGGCGCTATTGCCGAGCGGGTCGCTGCGTTCTGCGCCGAAACGCCCGATCAGCCGCTTGCGAACCTGCCGGACTTCACGCGCAACGAGATCACCTGGCTGATCCGCGAGCGCGCGGCCATCCATCTCGACGACCTGATTTTCCGGCGCTCCCAAATCGCGCTCGACGGCGAGTGCACGCCCTTGCTGGTGCAGGAACTGGGACATCTCCTGGCGCATGAGCGTGGGCAGTCAACAGATTGGGCCGAAAGCGAAATCACCCGCTGCCTGAACAATCCCGCGCTTTCGTTTGCTGCCAGCGAACGGGCCCCGCAGGGAGTGCGCCGGCATGGCTGA
- a CDS encoding Glyoxylase, beta-lactamase superfamily II: protein MSDDLPKFELQFQPAYGEAVDVAPGVQRVTVNNPSPFTFHGTNSYIVGDRSVCVIDPGPEDEAHFQALMQALAGREVTHIAVSHTHKDHSPLARRLKAATGALIVAEGPHRAARPLHDGETNPFAESSDVDFLPDVVLADGGVIEGDGWALSGIATPGHTANHMAFGLQGTGIVFSADHVMAWATSIVAPPDGAMADFMASLDRLLQRDDRLYLPGHGGPVTAPAAFCRGLRTHRRMRERAILERVKAGDRRIPDMVKVIYRETDPRLHGAAALSVLAHLEDLTERGLVLTDGPARLGGIFHPA, encoded by the coding sequence ATGAGCGATGATCTTCCGAAATTCGAACTCCAATTCCAGCCTGCCTATGGCGAGGCCGTCGATGTGGCGCCAGGTGTACAGCGCGTCACCGTCAACAATCCATCGCCCTTCACCTTTCACGGGACCAACAGCTACATCGTCGGCGATCGATCGGTCTGCGTGATCGATCCGGGGCCGGAGGACGAGGCGCATTTCCAGGCGCTGATGCAGGCGCTTGCGGGTCGCGAGGTCACCCATATCGCGGTCAGCCATACCCACAAGGATCACTCGCCTCTCGCCCGCCGGCTCAAGGCGGCAACCGGCGCGCTGATCGTCGCGGAAGGGCCGCACCGCGCGGCGCGGCCGCTGCATGACGGTGAAACGAACCCTTTTGCCGAGAGTTCGGACGTGGATTTTCTCCCCGATGTCGTGCTTGCCGATGGCGGCGTGATCGAGGGAGATGGCTGGGCGCTGTCCGGGATTGCCACGCCGGGACACACGGCCAACCACATGGCCTTCGGTCTGCAAGGAACCGGCATCGTCTTTTCGGCCGATCATGTCATGGCGTGGGCGACGTCCATCGTCGCGCCGCCTGATGGGGCCATGGCGGATTTCATGGCATCGCTGGACCGGTTGCTGCAGCGCGACGACCGGCTCTATCTGCCAGGCCATGGCGGACCGGTCACCGCGCCTGCCGCCTTCTGCCGGGGCCTGCGGACGCATCGGCGCATGCGCGAGCGGGCGATCCTCGAACGCGTCAAGGCCGGCGACCGGCGGATTCCGGACATGGTGAAGGTCATCTATCGCGAAACCGATCCGCGACTGCACGGCGCGGCGGCGCTTTCGGTGCTGGCGCATCTGGAAGACCTGACGGAACGCGGCCTCGTGCTGACGGACGGGCCGGCGCGGCTTGGCGGGATATTCCACCCCGCCTGA
- a CDS encoding Glycosyltransferase involved in cell wall bisynthesis, whose translation MAKLSICVPSRNRQFWFQETIRALLESKREDVEFVFADNSDDASIMAEFMRAHAGDPRVVFLSPGPVVYSMVDNWERTVAASSGDWVTVIGDDDYVDPDLASILKKVELMLPDVEAFGWAYASFNWPGSEGAPDTNIALDLTHPFIDVPREWLIRRAYLWADATTTPTHGFSIYHSALSRRLVERIRTRFNNRYFEHPTVDFDSSFKSVLLGSRFVLWQRPLSIHGVCPLSISSVIFDAKRIRSANATFFAEVGRNFFEDRTMEGLPFVSDMGVPASILVTQQWVKHSAGFSIDGWQENFARSCAYYCSRFRTREDYDLITGLYRSSFALWDQGRYAHAFNPVYRDLPAGYAAFSGIRDGKVYLNNRNSGAQTPREIYDILSSFSPPLDDIVIDPKMLRRPADAADAQTEIRNLNPATLMAV comes from the coding sequence ATGGCGAAGCTCTCCATCTGCGTGCCGTCGCGCAACCGGCAGTTCTGGTTTCAGGAGACCATCCGCGCGCTTCTTGAAAGCAAGCGCGAGGATGTGGAATTCGTCTTTGCCGACAATTCCGACGACGCCTCCATCATGGCCGAATTCATGCGCGCTCATGCCGGCGATCCGCGCGTCGTCTTCCTCTCCCCCGGCCCCGTCGTCTATTCGATGGTGGACAATTGGGAACGGACCGTTGCGGCCTCCTCCGGCGACTGGGTGACGGTGATCGGCGACGACGACTATGTCGATCCGGATCTCGCCTCCATCCTCAAGAAGGTCGAGCTGATGCTCCCCGATGTCGAGGCTTTCGGCTGGGCCTATGCGAGCTTCAACTGGCCCGGCAGCGAAGGCGCGCCGGATACGAATATCGCTCTCGATCTCACCCATCCCTTCATCGACGTTCCGCGCGAGTGGCTGATCCGCCGGGCGTATCTCTGGGCCGATGCCACGACGACGCCGACGCATGGCTTCTCGATCTATCATTCAGCGCTCTCGCGCAGACTGGTGGAGCGCATCCGGACGCGCTTCAACAATCGCTATTTCGAGCATCCCACGGTGGATTTCGATTCGAGCTTTAAGTCGGTCCTGCTCGGGTCACGTTTCGTCCTTTGGCAGCGGCCGCTTTCGATCCACGGCGTTTGCCCACTGTCGATTTCGTCGGTCATCTTCGATGCCAAGCGCATCAGGTCGGCCAACGCCACCTTCTTTGCAGAGGTGGGGCGCAACTTCTTCGAAGACAGGACCATGGAAGGCCTTCCCTTTGTCAGCGACATGGGCGTCCCGGCTTCCATTCTGGTGACCCAGCAATGGGTCAAGCACAGCGCCGGCTTTTCGATCGATGGCTGGCAGGAGAATTTCGCGCGCTCCTGCGCCTATTACTGCTCACGCTTCCGCACGAGAGAGGACTATGATCTGATCACCGGCCTTTACCGGTCATCCTTCGCGCTGTGGGATCAGGGCCGCTATGCCCATGCCTTCAATCCCGTCTATCGCGATCTGCCCGCCGGCTACGCGGCCTTCTCCGGCATCCGGGATGGCAAGGTCTATCTCAACAATCGCAATTCCGGCGCTCAGACGCCGCGTGAGATCTACGACATCCTGTCGTCCTTCTCCCCGCCGCTCGACGATATCGTCATCGATCCGAAGATGCTGCGCAGACCTGCGGATGCCGCCGATGCACAAACGGAAATCCGCAACCTCAATCCTGCAACGCTGATGGCGGTGTGA